The following are encoded in a window of Flavobacterium psychrotrophum genomic DNA:
- a CDS encoding T9SS sorting signal type C domain-containing protein — protein sequence MQSAAFAQTVTSIAPNNVTHRTTVLINGSGFTNTSTVRLYTGTDATTGSTLYVAPTTTTFVNANQLRVIFPAVIAAGNDAAIRGIRVYNGTVTPAGNAFTYTYTPPATTPTSAGITRIITNYNGYWSSSSTANSQTQPDTGHSLMAFQYNGTLYSTGGEAAVTNVLSSSTQTGTYTTGNWRALPINNIIGTVPTSSSDPNLIVLANKVDGDSNRAVPTSPAVAGLSVRDVLIDGIRGLNIGTGVTNLPSSSVLTFQATRIGFNAANLEDNTVITDNVPDIMVSQVADPSNGSFSVYCFVDASGNVVGKPVQVALNGVSALGTYKVDFFTLNAGSELSTATVNGSTTVGLGTRPIRMVAYKLSDFGITPDNKNQVVQFKVMPSGTSDPAFMAYNRDSFAIPAPEIANQPSSVAKCQGTNATFSVTVTATGTELTYQWEKNGVAITNPAANVTGATSATLNITNITAADYGIYRCVVTNPSGAAFSNSAYLNTVILSSTTSPTTTCLNTPATIEVNANGNTPLYKWYKNTTNSNVGGELIANATSSSYSPPVNTAGTLYYYAETYPTGYECAITKSTPIAFVVQTATNAGSITPNQTVCPNTSGTVTLSGYNGTIQWQQTTQTDGTTGWANIVGATGASYTNNAVTGITYYRAVVTNGTCSSATSSVSSLTANTTYIWTGNTSANWNTNSNWSCNLIPTSTVDVTIPANRPNQPVVNNDGTAHARTLTIDASASLNIATGGTLQVVNDIAVAPTASFVIDNNGALVQDNETTDNGFVTVKRNSNPLFRLDYTLWSSPVSGQQLLAFSPNTIANRFYEYKYANGSNGWIEGYWSVNPNTNFSAAKGYLIRMPNADSASGYNAGTGTLVHHGVFTGTPFNGTIEVPLSTVNNRFTAVGNPYASPINVEAFFNANTGKIDTGSGIYLWRKKNDANISSYVTVTLAAFTANNGTYNPTNTTPNSYAYGGGDQAGYFAGLSNTWTISQGQGFIVKTTAGLTNPKLVFNNSMRRAVPQTNGQSFFRQAQDTASRLWLNLTDSNNGFSQAAVAYIDGATTGLDYGYDGRSMIDENAISVYSIAADNKLNIQARPGFNATDIVQVGYNASKPGNYTLGLDRVDGVFTQGQDIYLKDNDLGVIRNLSDEAYSFTTAAGTFDSRFEVMYVNNSTADVTNPELSSNSIIVYKNGKDINITSGTAEMTGVTVYDINGRRLYSNSKINSTETVISGLEIQQQVIIVEVNTVKGTVSKKVVF from the coding sequence CTGTAATTGCAGCAGGTAATGATGCCGCTATACGCGGAATACGTGTTTACAATGGTACTGTTACTCCGGCAGGCAATGCATTTACATATACGTATACTCCACCGGCAACCACCCCTACCAGTGCAGGAATTACGCGTATAATTACAAACTACAACGGCTACTGGAGCAGTTCTTCAACAGCTAACAGCCAGACACAGCCAGATACAGGACATAGCCTTATGGCTTTTCAGTACAACGGTACTCTTTACAGCACCGGTGGAGAAGCAGCTGTTACAAACGTTTTGTCTTCAAGCACACAAACCGGAACTTATACAACCGGTAACTGGAGAGCTTTACCTATAAACAACATAATTGGTACAGTACCTACATCAAGTTCTGACCCAAACCTTATTGTACTGGCAAACAAAGTAGATGGCGACTCTAATCGTGCAGTACCTACTTCTCCGGCTGTTGCAGGACTTTCAGTTCGCGATGTACTTATTGATGGTATCCGCGGTTTAAATATTGGTACAGGTGTTACAAACCTTCCTTCATCATCAGTACTTACATTTCAGGCCACACGCATAGGCTTTAACGCTGCTAACCTTGAAGATAATACCGTTATTACAGATAACGTACCGGATATCATGGTATCTCAGGTAGCAGACCCTAGTAATGGGTCATTTTCGGTGTATTGCTTTGTAGATGCCAGCGGCAACGTGGTGGGCAAGCCGGTACAGGTAGCCTTAAACGGCGTTAGCGCACTGGGTACTTATAAAGTAGACTTTTTTACCTTAAATGCAGGTTCAGAATTAAGCACAGCCACAGTTAATGGTTCTACTACAGTAGGCCTTGGCACAAGGCCAATAAGGATGGTTGCTTACAAACTGTCAGATTTCGGAATCACACCAGATAACAAAAACCAGGTAGTACAGTTTAAAGTAATGCCTAGCGGTACCAGCGACCCTGCCTTTATGGCTTACAACAGGGATTCTTTCGCTATACCTGCACCGGAAATTGCAAACCAGCCGTCGAGCGTTGCAAAATGCCAGGGAACAAATGCTACCTTTAGTGTAACTGTTACCGCTACCGGTACTGAGCTTACTTACCAATGGGAGAAAAACGGTGTTGCCATTACTAACCCGGCAGCTAACGTAACAGGCGCTACATCTGCTACGCTTAATATTACAAATATCACTGCCGCAGATTATGGTATTTACCGCTGTGTAGTTACTAACCCTTCAGGAGCTGCATTTAGTAATAGTGCTTATCTTAACACGGTAATACTATCGTCTACAACAAGCCCTACAACTACTTGTTTAAACACACCGGCAACTATCGAGGTTAATGCTAATGGCAATACACCACTATATAAGTGGTATAAAAACACAACTAACAGCAATGTAGGTGGCGAGTTAATAGCTAATGCTACAAGCAGCTCTTATTCTCCTCCTGTAAATACAGCAGGCACACTATATTACTATGCAGAAACTTACCCAACAGGTTATGAGTGTGCTATAACAAAATCTACACCAATAGCATTTGTTGTACAAACTGCCACAAACGCAGGCTCAATAACTCCTAACCAAACGGTATGCCCTAATACTTCAGGAACTGTTACCCTTAGTGGCTACAACGGCACGATACAGTGGCAGCAAACTACCCAAACGGACGGAACCACAGGATGGGCAAACATTGTTGGCGCCACAGGTGCATCTTACACAAATAATGCTGTAACCGGTATTACATATTACAGGGCTGTTGTAACAAACGGCACATGTAGTTCTGCAACTTCGTCAGTATCATCGTTAACTGCAAATACTACTTATATCTGGACAGGTAATACCAGTGCTAACTGGAACACTAACAGTAACTGGTCTTGCAACCTTATACCTACAAGCACAGTAGATGTTACGATACCGGCTAACAGGCCAAATCAGCCTGTTGTAAATAATGACGGTACTGCACACGCACGCACGCTTACTATAGATGCGTCTGCATCATTAAACATTGCTACAGGTGGTACACTGCAGGTGGTTAACGATATTGCCGTAGCCCCTACTGCATCTTTTGTAATAGATAACAACGGTGCCCTGGTACAGGATAACGAAACCACAGATAACGGATTTGTTACCGTAAAACGTAACAGTAACCCACTCTTCAGGCTTGACTATACACTTTGGTCTTCTCCTGTAAGCGGACAACAACTTCTTGCATTTTCGCCTAATACAATTGCAAACCGTTTTTACGAGTACAAGTATGCAAACGGCAGTAACGGGTGGATAGAAGGCTACTGGTCTGTAAATCCTAACACAAATTTCTCTGCTGCAAAAGGCTACCTTATCCGTATGCCAAATGCCGATAGTGCTTCGGGCTACAATGCAGGAACGGGTACACTTGTACACCATGGTGTATTTACGGGTACTCCGTTTAACGGAACAATAGAAGTACCTCTTTCTACCGTTAATAACAGATTTACCGCTGTGGGTAACCCATATGCGTCGCCAATAAACGTTGAAGCATTTTTTAATGCTAACACCGGCAAGATTGATACAGGATCTGGTATATACCTTTGGAGAAAAAAGAATGATGCTAACATATCATCTTATGTAACAGTAACACTTGCAGCATTTACAGCAAACAATGGTACTTACAACCCAACTAATACGACACCAAATTCTTACGCTTATGGCGGAGGTGACCAGGCCGGATACTTTGCAGGCCTAAGCAATACCTGGACTATTTCTCAGGGACAGGGCTTTATTGTAAAAACAACTGCCGGACTTACAAACCCTAAGCTTGTATTTAATAATAGCATGAGAAGGGCAGTACCGCAAACTAACGGGCAGTCGTTCTTTAGGCAGGCTCAGGATACAGCATCAAGACTGTGGTTAAACCTTACAGATAGCAACAACGGATTTAGCCAGGCAGCCGTAGCTTACATTGACGGTGCCACTACAGGGCTTGATTATGGATATGACGGCAGAAGCATGATTGATGAAAATGCTATATCTGTATACTCTATTGCAGCAGATAATAAGCTTAACATACAGGCAAGGCCGGGCTTTAATGCAACTGATATTGTACAGGTAGGATATAATGCTTCTAAACCGGGTAACTATACTTTGGGTCTGGACCGTGTAGATGGTGTATTTACCCAAGGGCAGGATATATACCTAAAAGACAATGATCTTGGGGTAATACGTAACCTTAGCGATGAAGCATATAGCTTTACAACAGCTGCAGGTACTTTTGACAGCAGGTTTGAGGTAATGTATGTTAATAACAGCACGGCTGATGTTACAAATCCGGAGCTATCGTCAAACAGCATTATTGTTTATAAGAACGGCAAAGACATAAACATCACATCAGGCACTGCCGAGATGACGGGTGTTACAGTATATGACATTAACGGAAGAAGGCTATACAGCAACAGCAAAATAAATAGTACCGAAACCGTAATTTCAGGTCTTGAAATACAACAACAGGTAATTATAGTAGAAGTAAATACTGTAAAAGGCACTGTGAGCAAAAAGGTTGTTTTTTAA